The following nucleotide sequence is from Thermostaphylospora chromogena.
TCGGCCGGGTCGGTCTTCGCCGCCCGCCGCGCCGCGTCGAGTGTCATGCCCACCGCCACCAGCCGCGCCTGCGCGCCGTCGTGCAGTTCCCGCTCGATGCGGCGTAGTTCGGCGGCCTGCGAGTCGATGGCCTCGCGCCTGCTCCTCACGAGCTGGCGCAGGCGGCGGTCGAGCAGGCTGCGGTCGGCGGGGGAGAGGATCTGCCGCGTCCACAGCGTGTACGCCCGGATCAGCCAGGGCAGCACCGCCAGCGTGGCCACCGCCACGGCGATCCCGAGCGGCGCGGCGAGCGGCGTCCACAGCCAGCCGACGGCCAGGCCGTAGCCGATGACGAGCAGCGGCAGCACGCCGAAGGCTGCGGCGACGAACGGGTCCAGGAGCCGCCACGCCACGTCTCGCCAGGTCGCCGGGTCGCTGAACATCCACATCTGCCGGTCGATGCGGGCCGGGACACGTGGCGTCTTGTACAGCGTGCGGCCCACCCGGTACATGCCGTCCGGCTGCGGCACGGGCGGCGGGGGCGGCGGCAGGTAGGGCGATGGAATCCGCATCCCCGACCAGCGGGCCACGCGATCGCGGGCGCGTTCGGCGCCGCGCCGGACCACCGTCCTCGTGACCGGGAAGAAGAAGGCGAACCCGAAGGCGATGCTGAGGATCAGGATGACGACGGCCAGCACCGCCTGCACCAGGCCCGCGACGGACAGCCAGGCCAACGTCAGCGCGCGGGCCAGGGCGCGCGCGTAAAGCGCCGGGCTGGGGCGCGCCGCCATCATCCCTCCTTCCGTCCAGAACGTACCCCAGTCTCCGGCATGCGCCCGGCGGACGGAATGCACGTGCCCCTCATATGAGGGTGGGGCTAGGCACACCCTCGATCCCACGAAAGCACACCTCGATCGGGCATCCACCCGGATTCTGCGCAGCGCGCCGGATTCCTAGCGTCGATGCCATGACAGTCATCGAGGTGGAGAACCTGCGCAAACGCTACGACGATCGTCCCGTCGTGAACGGCGTCTCCTTCGCCGTCGAGGAGGGCGAGATCTTCGGAGTGCTCGGCCCCAACGGCGCCGGCAAGACCACGACGGTCGAGTGCATCGCCGGGCTGCGCACCCCCGACGAGGGGAAGATCACCGTGTTCGGGTACGACCCGCGCCATGACCGCCAGGCCGTCAAGCGGCTGGTGGGCGTGCAACTGCAGAGCGCCGTGCTGCCGGAGAAGATCAAGGTGTGGGAGGCGCTGGACCTGTTCGCCTCCTTCTATCCGGCACCGGCCGACTGGCGGGAACTACTGGACCGGGTCGGCCTCGGCGGCAAGCGGAACACCCTGTTCGGCCGGCTCTCCGGCGGCCAGAAGCAGCGGCTGTCCATCGCCCTCGCCTTGATCGGCAACCCCAGGGTGGCGATCCTGGACGAGCTGACCACCGGCCTGGACCCGCAGGCTCGGCGGGACACCTGGGAGCTGATCGAACAGGTCCGCGACAGCGGGGTGACGATCATCCTGGTCACCCATTTCATGGAGGAGGCCGAACGGCTCTGCGACCGGGTCGCCCTCATCAACGGCGGCGAGGTCGCGGCGATCGACAGCCCCGCCGGGCTGATATCCCAGGTGGAGCGGGAGCAGATCATCCGGTTCCGCCCCTCGGGGGCGTTCGACGACGCCGTGCTCACCGCGCTTCCCGAGGTCTCCCGCGTCCGGCGCAGCGGCGGGAGCGTCGAGGTCGCCGGGACGGGCAATCTCATCCTCGTCGTCTCCCAGGCGCTGGCCGAACACGGCGTCACCCCCATCGACCTGCGCGTCGAGCGCGCCACCCTCGACGACGCCTTCCTCGTCCTGACCGGCTCACGGCTCACCGCCGATTGACCCCCGCCCACCCCGACCGTTCCTCACCCGTTCGTCGTCGCTCATCGGAGTGCCCGCCATGTCCAAGCTGTTCACCGTGGAGGCCAAGCTCTACCTCCGCGACCCCGTCGCCCCGTTCTTCTCCCTCCTGCTCCCCGTCGTCCTGCTGCTGGCGCTGGGCTCCATCCCCACCTTGAGGCAGGTCTCACCCGAGCTGGGGAACATGCGACCGGTCGACACCTACCTGCCCGGCATGATGAGCATGCTGGCCGTGATGACGCTGGCCTTCACCGTGCTGCCCGCGGCGCTGACCACCTACCGGGAGAGCGGAGTGCTGCGCCGCATGTCCACCACGCCCGCCTCCCCCGCCAAGCTGCTCGCCGTCCACCTGATCCTCATCGTGCTCGTGTCGGTCCTCGCCATCGCCGCGATCGTGGTCGCCGGCTACCTCGTGCACGACGTCGCGGTGCCGCGTAACCTGCCCGGCTTCCTGCTCGTCTTCGTGCTGGGCAGCGCATCGCTCATGGCCATCGGCCTGATCGTCGCCGCCCTCGCCCCCAGCGGGAAGGCCGCGCCCGGCATCGGCTCCGCGGTGATGTTCCCGCTCATGTTCGTCAGCGGCATGTGGTTCCCCCGGGAGACCATGCCCGAATGGCTGCAGCGGATCGGCGACTACCTGCCGGCCGTCCCCTTCGGCCAGGCCATGCGGGACACGTGGGCGGGCTCCGCGCCGGCCGTGCACGACCTGGTCGTCATGGCGATCACCTTGGTGGTCGCGAGCCTGGTCGCCGCCCGCGTCTTCCGCTGGGAGTGACCACCGGGGCCGTATCGGACGGGGGCGTCGGCCGCACCCTCACCGCCCGCGCCGGGAGGGGGATGCGGCCGGCTTCCCGGTTTCATCCCCGGTTCGTCCCGCAGCCCACTGATATTTGACCAATCGTTCTAGTTCTTCTAGCCTCGAAGGCGTGGCACGGAGCAAGGAGTTCGATCCGGACGCCGTCTTGCAGAAGGCGCTCGACCTGTTCTGGGAGCGGGGGTACGAGGCGACGTCCATGGCCGACCTGGTCGCCCATCTGGGGATCGGGCGGGCCAGCCTCTACGCCACCTTCGGCGGCAAGCATGAGCTGTACATGAAGGCGCTCCACCGCTACATCGAGCAGAACGATCCCTCACCGATCGAGCTGCTCTCCCAGCCCGGGCCGGCGCTGCCCGCCGTGCGCAGGCTGGTCGAGATCTATCTGGAGCAGTCCCTGGCCGATCCGCGCGGCTGCATGATCGTCAACGCCGCGGGCGAGATGCTGCCCGGCGACCGCACGGTGGCCAGGTTCGTGGAGAGCAACTGGGCCGCCGTCGAGACCGCTCTGATCACCGCGATGCACCGGGCCCGCGCACAGGGCGAGCTGCCGCCCGATCGCGATCCCCGGACGCTGGCCCGGTTCGTGTTCGTCTTCCTGCAAGGGCTGCGGGTGGTGGCCAAGGGGTCGCCCGATCCGACCCGACTGCGCGAGGCCGCGGCGCAGGTTCTGGAGATGCTCTCATGACCGCACGATCGGGCCTTCGCATGCCCTTTTTCTGGAATGATCGTTCTAGTATCAGGTTCTCCTTCGCGCTGCTGGGAGCCGTGCAGGCCACGCTGATCGCCGCGATCACGCTGATCGTGGTGCCGCTCCCCGCCATCGGCCGCGCCTTCGACGTGGGCCAGTCCGAACTCGCCCTGGTCAACGCGGGATACGGGCTGACGTTCAGCGGCCTGCTGCTGCTCAGCGGGCGCGTCACCGACCGGATCGGCGCCCGGCGGGCATTCCTCGCCGGTGTCGCGCTCTTCGGCCTCGCCTCGGCCGCGGGCGGTCTCGCCCCGGCGTACCCCCCGCTGCTCGCGGCCAGGTTCGCGCAGGGAGCGGGCGCGGCGCTCACCGCCCCCGCCGCGGTGGCGCTGGTCACCGGCCTGTTCCCCGACCGGGCGGAACGGTCGCGGGCCCTGGCCGTGTGGGGCACGCTCTCCGTCGCCGGCGCCACCGCCGGGACGCTGGCCGGCGGCTTCCTCGGCTCCTGGGGATCATGGCGCTGGGCGTTCCTCCCGCCCACGGTCGTCGCCGCGGCGGCCCTACTCGGCGCACGTCCGCTCACCCGAGGCCGGGACACCGCCACCGACGCCCCCGGCTCCCCGGATACGGCGGGGCGGACCCGGCCGAACCGCCTGGACCTGCCCGGCGGTCTGCTCGTCACGGCCGGGCTGATCGTCCTCAGCTACGGCCTGCTGGAGCAGGTGCACCTCCCCCTCGTCGGCTGCGGAGTCGCGCTGCTGGCGGCGTTCGCCGTCGTGGAGGCCCGCACGGCCGACCCGCTGCTGCCCCTGCCGTTCCTCGCCCGTCCGCACCGTGCCGCGGCCCTGACCGCCGTGCTCGTCACCTCGGCCGCCAGCGCGTCGAGCATCTTCTTCCTCACGCTCTGGATGCAGCAGGTGCGCGGCCTGTCAGAACTCGCGACCAGCATCGCCCTCGCCCCCTGCGCGCTCGTGATCCTCATGGGACCGATCGCCGGACGGCTGATCGCCCGCAAGGGGGCGCGACCGGTCACCGGGGCCGGGCTCCTGCTCGGCGCGGCGGCGATGCTGCTGCTCAGCCGGATCGGCCCGGAAAACCTGCCGGTCGTGCCGGGTGGGTTCGCGCTGTTCGCCGTCGCCGGCGGCCTCGCCTTCGCCGGAGCCACGGTAACCGCGCTGTCCGGCGTGCCCGCCGAGCGCACCGGGGTCGCCGGCGGGCTGGTCAACACGGTCATGGAGACGGGGCCCACGCTCGGCCTGGCCGTCCTCGTGTCCGTGGCCACCGCGCGCACCGACTCCCTGCGGGCCGCCGGGCACACCCCCGAGGCCGCGACCACCGGCGGGTACGCGCTCGCGCTGCTGGTCACCGCAGCGATCCTCCTGATCACCGCGCTCATCACCGTGACGAGCCGCGCAGAGCCCACCCCGTGGTCCGAACAGCCGGAGGAGCCGTCCGAGAACCTCCAAGGCCCGAAGAACGCCACGGAAAGGAACCCATCATGAGATTCGCCGACAAGGTCGTGCTGGTCACGGGGGCGGGATCCGGAATCGGACGCGCCGTCGCCCACGGCTTCGCCCGCGAAGGAGCCGACGTCATCGCCGCCGGACGCACCCTGAAGACGCTGGAGGAGACCGCCAAGACCGCCGAGGGCGGCCGGGCCGTCGCCATCACCGTGGACGTCACCGACTCCGCCTCCGTGGCCCGGCTCATCAACGAGATCGTCGAGCGCTACGGCCGACTGGACGTCGCCGTCAACAACGCCGGGGTCTTCACCGCCGGCGCAGTGGCCGACCTGCCGGAGCGCGAGTGGACGCGCGTCATGGAGGTGAACGCCACCGGCGTCTTCCTGGCGATGAAGCACGAGATCGCGGCCATGCGCGCGTCCGGTGGCGGGGTGATCGTGAACGTCTCCTCCAACATCGGCGCCCACAGGCGCATCCCCGGCCTGTCCGCCTACGCGGCGTCCAAGGCGGCGGTCACCGCGCTCAGCCGTACGGCGGCGCTGGAGTGCATCGGGGACGGGATCCGGATCAACACCGTGAGCCCGGGACCACACGACACCCCCATGTCCCTCAGACCCGGCGAGACGCCCGCCGACCGGGCCGTCCGGGTGAGGAACGAGATCCCCATCGGCCGGGTGGGCGGCCTCGACGAGATCACCGGCACGATCCTCTGGCTCGCCTCCGACGACGCGGGCTTCGCCGTCGGCGCCGACATCGTGGTGGACGGCGGCGCCGCCGCCTGACCCGAGAGCCGCCTGACGGAAGAGAAGGAGGCGGCTTGTCCGCTCCACCGGTCGGACGCGGAGCGGGGCGGCGGGCTTCCGGCTCCCGCCGTCACCCGCGCTCCTTCCCCCATCCCGCCCGGACGGAAAGGCCACGGACGAGGCGGTCGGCGCTACCCGGTCGGCGGACGGGTCAGGTGAGACGGCGCAGCAGCGCCTGCTTGGCGGTGTTGAACTCCTCATCGGTGAGGATGCCGGACTGATGCAGCTCGCCGAGCTCCTTCAGACGGCGGATCACCGCGTCGTGGCTCTCCAGCTCGGCCAGGCGGAGCCGCAGCGCCTCGTACTCGTCCTTCTGCGGAGACGACCGGTCCGCCGACTCCAGCGCCCTGTTCCGGAGCCGGAACAGCACGGCGGCGCCGACCAGCGCGCTGGCCCCGCCGTACCGCTGCACGCCCCACGCCAGGCAGTAGGGGTTCTTCTCCGGCGCCTTGGCGACGCTGGTGTCGTTCAACCGGAAACGCAGGTAGCCGTAGCCGAGGCCGGTCTGCGGCGCCCACTCCACGGCCTCCACCTTCGACAGCGGGAACTCCTGCGGGCCCGCCTCTCTCTTGATCGAGTTCGCGAACCCGTTCCACTCCAGGCGGATCCGCTCGCCGTCGAAGGAGACCGAGCCGTCGCCCGCCGAGGCCGACACCGGCACGGGCGGCCCGGGCAGCAGAAAGCTCTCGCAGGGGCCGTTGGGCACCTGCTCCAGCATCCGGTGGGTGCGTACCTCCTCGGCGAAGTACTCGGCCGCGCCGACACGGTCCTTCGGCACGGCCAGCCGGTAGGGGTCGGCCGAGCCGCCGAGGCGCCCGGTGACCACGTCGGTCAGCGGATCGGCGCCCGCCCGCAGGCGGAGCTGCAGGCTGCCGCCCTTCCGGGAAGGTTCGAAAGCGACGCTGGCGATGGCCTCAAGGGGGACCGTCACCTCCCCCAATGTCCTGCGCAACTCGTGAACGTCGTCCGCACCCGGAACGATCCGAAGGGTCTCGCCGTCGAACGTCCACGCCCCATCCGGCACGAAGATTTCCGCCATATCCGTAACCCTAAGGGTGTCCCCCGCACCGGTGACATCCCCTTCCCGCGGTGGTGCCCCGCACGGGAACGGATGTCAGGAGCGGGAGGCGAAACGGTCGAGGGCGGCGACCACGGCTTCGGTCATGCCGGTGTGCGAGCCGCCGTGACCGGCGCCGTCGACGAGGGTGAGGGTGGCATCGGGCCAGACCCGAGCGAGGTTCCAGGCGATGTCGGGCGGGCTGCTGATGTCCAGGCAGCCGTGGACGAGCGCGCCCGGAATGCCCGCCAGCCGATGCGCGTCGCGCAGCAACGCGCCGTCCTCCAGCCAGGCGGCATGGCTCCAGTAGTGGGTGACCAGGCGGGCGAAGACCATGCGGAACCGCGGATCGGCGTCGCGCAGACCCGGCCCCTTGGGACCGGGAACGGTGGCGACGTGGGTGTCCTCCCAGGTGCACCACTCCAGGGCGGCCCGCTCCCGCACCGCCGGGTCGGGGTCGGCCAGGAGCGCGGCGTAGGCGGCGGCGAGATCGCCGTCCCGCATCTCCTCGGGCACCGCGTCCCGGAAACGCCGCCACTGCTCGGGGAAGACCCGGCCCATATCGCGGGTGATCCACTCGACCTCCCTGCGCGAGGTCGAGGTGACGCTGAACAGCACGACCTCCGAGACCCGGTCCGGATGCGCCTCGGCGTAGGCGAGGCCGAGGGTGGCGCCCCACGAACCGCCGAAGACCAGCCAGCGGTCGACGCCGTGCAGCTCCCGCAGGCGCTCGATGTCGGCGATCAGGTGGTGGGTGGTGTTGGTGGACAGGTCGGCGTCCGGATCGGCGGCCGACGGGGTGCTGCGCCCGCAACCACGCTGGTCGAACAGCACGACCCGGTAGACGCGGGGGTCGAAGAAACGCCGCCAGCCGGGCGTGCAGCCGGATCCGGGGCCTCCGTGCAACACGACGGCGGGCTTGCCGTCCGGGTCGCCGCAGGCCTCCCAGTAGACGCGGTGCCCGTCCCCCGTGTCGAGCATGCCCGTGGCGTACGGTTCGATCTGCGGATACAGGCCCGCCATGGCTCCCTCCTCGCTGACGCGGATCGCCCGGACATCCTGCCCGTTCACCGCGCTTCGGCGAAGCCGCGGTGAACGCGGGGGACGCGTGAGGGCCTCGGCACCCCTCACCGGCGTCCGCGACGGCTCCGTGAGGGCTCCGCGAGGGCTCGACGCGCGTCGAACCCTCGCGGTACGCGCCGCGCGGGTCACGCGCTCCATCGCCGGCCGCCGCCGACACCGTGATCGGACGACATCACCGCTCACGATGCGGCCGCGGAGCACGAGATCACCCGCGCCGTCCGCCGCCCTTCACACCGACGCCGGCTGCCGTCCCGCGGCCCGCAGCAGCCCGGTGTAGACGCCGGTCAGGCCCATCGCCGAACGCATCTCATGCAGGGTCTGCTTGACCAGCGCGCGGGTACGCTCGGTGCCCTCCACGATCAGCCGCTCGACCAGCCCGTCCTCGGCTTCGAACCGGGCCCGCCGCTCCCGCATCGGATCGAGGAAGGCGTTGATCGCGGCGGCCAGCTTGGTCTTGACCTCGACGTCGCCCACCCGTCCGGCGCGGTAGCGCGCCTTCAGATCCTCCACCTCCGCCCGGTCGCGGTTGAACACGTCGTGGTAGATGAACACCGGGTTGCCCTCCACCCGGCCGGGCACGTCGGCTCTGATCCGGTTCGGGTCGGTGTACATGCGAGCGACCTTCCGCCGCACCTCCTCCGGCGAGTCGGACAGGTAGATCGCGTTTCCAGCGCTCTTGCTCATCTTGCCCCGCCCGTCGGTGCCGACCAGCGTAGGCACCTCCGCTCTGATGAGCCGGGGGATGGGGAAGGTCTCGCCGTACAGGACGTTGAACCGTCGCGCGATCTCCCGGGTCACCTCCACGTGCGCGGCGTTGTCCTTGCCGACCGGTACGACGTGCGCCTTGACGCACAGGATGTCCGCCGCCTGCAGTACCGGGTAGCCGAGCAGGCCGTACGGCATCTCCGCCGCGCCCGCGTCCCGCGCCATCTCCTTCAGGCTCGGGATGCGCTGCAGCCGCGGCACCGTGACCAGGTTCTGCAGCAACGTGTTGATCTCGGTGACCTCGGGGATGGCCGACTGCAGGTAGAACACCGACCGCTCCGGGTCCAGACCGGCGGCGAGCGCGTCCAGCACCAGGTCACGCGCGCGCTGCCCGGACCGTTCGATGTCCTCGCGGGTGTTCTTGGTGGTCAGCATGTGCAGGTCGGCCAGGATGAAGTAGCTCTCGTACTCGCGCTGCAGCGCGATGCGGTTGGCGATGCTGCCGACGTAGTGGCCGAGATGCAGCTTGCCGGTGGGTCGGTCGCCCGTGAGCATTCGCATGACGTCTCTCCTCGAAGAAAAAGCGGGGGCCGTCTTCGAGGAGCCGCCCTGACATGCGATAGGCCGCCCCGAAGGACGGCCCGAATCCACGCACACCCTCATGGCCGTCCCTAGGACGGCCACCACCAGTTACGGCACGGTGTGCGGATCACGCGCCCAGTATACGGCGTCCCATCAGCGCAAAAGGATCACTCGGCAACCCGTGCCGCCGGACCGACGCGACATCGACGGCCTGCCCGACGGCACCTCGTCACACCGAGGGTCGCTCGCGGAGCGCGGCACCCAGCGCGGGTGGCACGGCGCTTCGGCGAACCGGCCGGGACTCCGCTCGTGGTGGCGGACGACCGGATCATGCCGCTTCAGTGCTGGGCCATGTCCACGAACCGGCTGTAGTGGCCCTGGAAGGCGACCGTCACCGTGGCGGTGGGGCCGTTGCGGTGCTTGGCCACGATCAGGTCGGCCTCGCCGGCCCGCGGCGACTCCCGCTCGTAGGCGTCCTCCCGGTGCAGCAGGATCACCACGTCGGCGTCCTGCTCGATCGATCCGCTCTCCCGCAGGTCGCTCACCTGGGGGCGTTTGTCCGTTCGCTGTTCCGGGCCGCGGTTGAGCTGGGAGATCGCGACGACGGGGACCTCCAACTCCTTCGCCAGCAGCTTCAGCGCCCGGGAGATCTCCGAGACCTCCTGCTGGCGGCTCTCGGTCCGCTTCGGGGAGCTCATGAGCTGGAGGTAGTCGACGATGACGAAGCGCAGATCGTGCCGCTGCTTGAGGCGGCGGCACTTGGCGCGGATCTCCATCATCGACATGTTCGGCGAGTCGTCGATGAACAGCGGCGCCTCGGCCACCTCGCTCATCCGCCGCGCCAGCCTGGTCCAGTCGTCATCGGTCATCGTCCCGGACCGCATGTTGTGCAGCGCCACCCTGGCTTCGGCGGAGAGCAGCCGCATAGTGATCTCGTTCCGGGACATCTCCAGCGAGAACACCACGGTGGTCAGGCCATGCTTGATGGCCGCCGACCTGGCGAAGTCCAGGCCGAGGGTGCTCTTGCCGATCGCCGGACGTGCGGCCACGACGATCATCTGGCCGGGGTGGAGACCGTTGGTCAGGGCGTCGAGATCCTGGAAACCCGTGGGGACGCCGACCATCTGGCCGTTGTGGCTGCTGATGGCCTCGATCTCGTCGAGAGCGCCGGGCATGATCTCGGAGAGCGGCAGATAGTCCTCGGAGGTGCGGCGTTCGGTCACCGCGTAGATCTCGGCCTGGGCGCGGTCGACGAGGTCGTCGACCTCCTCGTTGTGGCCGCCGTAGCCGTAGGAGACGATGCGGGTGCCGGCCTCGATGAGACGGCGCAGGACCGCCTGCTCGCGAACGATCTTGGCGTAGTAGCCGGCGTTGGCCGCGGTGGGCACGACGGCGGTGAGGGTGTGAACGTAGACGCCACCGCCGACCCGGGCGAGTTCGCCGCGCTTTTGCAGCTCGTCGAGCACGGTCACCGCGTCGGCCGGTTCGCCCCTGCCGTACAGGTCGATGATGACGTCGTAGATGATCTGATGGGCCGGTCGGTAGAAGTCGTCGGCGCGCAGGACCTCGATGACGTCGGCGATGGCGTCCTTGGACAGGAGCATGCCGCCCAGCACGGACTGCTCCGCCTCGATGTTGTGAGGTGGGGTGCGCTCGAATCCTGGCCCGAAGACCGGTTCTTCGCTCACCGTGCACCCCCTCGTTCTCGCTCCGGCGGTCGCCCACCCCCTGTTGTACCGGACCGGTCTGACAGTTTCGCGCCGCCGGGACGCGACGGCAACGGGGGCCTGTGGACAGAGCTGTGGATAACCTGTGGACGATCGCCCGCAACCTGTGGAAGCCCTGGGGATGAGCCTGGGGATAACTTCGTCCACCGGATAGGAGAACCCTGTACCAGCTGGCGAAACCCTATCCACCACCTGTGGATGAAAGAAAGTGGGGCGGACGTTCGGGGGCGGTCACCCAACACACCGAGTAAGGATCAAAATAGACATATGCCCATTACGCCTGACGATCACGACCCTCGTGCCGGCGTCACCTCCCCGCACCCGGACGTTCCCGATTCCCCGTACTACGGACCGCCCGGCGATCACCCGGACGACGCGCTCGACGCCGAAGACGGCCGACGCGGCTGGAATCGGGAGATCCTGCGCCTGGCGGTGCCGGCGTTCGGGGCGCTGGTCGCCGAACCGCTGTTCCTGCTGGCCGACTACGCGATCGTGGGCCGGCTGGGGACGACCGCGCTCGGCGC
It contains:
- a CDS encoding MFS transporter, whose translation is MPFFWNDRSSIRFSFALLGAVQATLIAAITLIVVPLPAIGRAFDVGQSELALVNAGYGLTFSGLLLLSGRVTDRIGARRAFLAGVALFGLASAAGGLAPAYPPLLAARFAQGAGAALTAPAAVALVTGLFPDRAERSRALAVWGTLSVAGATAGTLAGGFLGSWGSWRWAFLPPTVVAAAALLGARPLTRGRDTATDAPGSPDTAGRTRPNRLDLPGGLLVTAGLIVLSYGLLEQVHLPLVGCGVALLAAFAVVEARTADPLLPLPFLARPHRAAALTAVLVTSAASASSIFFLTLWMQQVRGLSELATSIALAPCALVILMGPIAGRLIARKGARPVTGAGLLLGAAAMLLLSRIGPENLPVVPGGFALFAVAGGLAFAGATVTALSGVPAERTGVAGGLVNTVMETGPTLGLAVLVSVATARTDSLRAAGHTPEAATTGGYALALLVTAAILLITALITVTSRAEPTPWSEQPEEPSENLQGPKNATERNPS
- a CDS encoding SDR family NAD(P)-dependent oxidoreductase, whose protein sequence is MRFADKVVLVTGAGSGIGRAVAHGFAREGADVIAAGRTLKTLEETAKTAEGGRAVAITVDVTDSASVARLINEIVERYGRLDVAVNNAGVFTAGAVADLPEREWTRVMEVNATGVFLAMKHEIAAMRASGGGVIVNVSSNIGAHRRIPGLSAYAASKAAVTALSRTAALECIGDGIRINTVSPGPHDTPMSLRPGETPADRAVRVRNEIPIGRVGGLDEITGTILWLASDDAGFAVGADIVVDGGAAA
- a CDS encoding ABC transporter permease translates to MSKLFTVEAKLYLRDPVAPFFSLLLPVVLLLALGSIPTLRQVSPELGNMRPVDTYLPGMMSMLAVMTLAFTVLPAALTTYRESGVLRRMSTTPASPAKLLAVHLILIVLVSVLAIAAIVVAGYLVHDVAVPRNLPGFLLVFVLGSASLMAIGLIVAALAPSGKAAPGIGSAVMFPLMFVSGMWFPRETMPEWLQRIGDYLPAVPFGQAMRDTWAGSAPAVHDLVVMAITLVVASLVAARVFRWE
- a CDS encoding DUF4429 domain-containing protein, with the protein product MAEIFVPDGAWTFDGETLRIVPGADDVHELRRTLGEVTVPLEAIASVAFEPSRKGGSLQLRLRAGADPLTDVVTGRLGGSADPYRLAVPKDRVGAAEYFAEEVRTHRMLEQVPNGPCESFLLPGPPVPVSASAGDGSVSFDGERIRLEWNGFANSIKREAGPQEFPLSKVEAVEWAPQTGLGYGYLRFRLNDTSVAKAPEKNPYCLAWGVQRYGGASALVGAAVLFRLRNRALESADRSSPQKDEYEALRLRLAELESHDAVIRRLKELGELHQSGILTDEEFNTAKQALLRRLT
- the dnaB gene encoding replicative DNA helicase, with the translated sequence MSEEPVFGPGFERTPPHNIEAEQSVLGGMLLSKDAIADVIEVLRADDFYRPAHQIIYDVIIDLYGRGEPADAVTVLDELQKRGELARVGGGVYVHTLTAVVPTAANAGYYAKIVREQAVLRRLIEAGTRIVSYGYGGHNEEVDDLVDRAQAEIYAVTERRTSEDYLPLSEIMPGALDEIEAISSHNGQMVGVPTGFQDLDALTNGLHPGQMIVVAARPAIGKSTLGLDFARSAAIKHGLTTVVFSLEMSRNEITMRLLSAEARVALHNMRSGTMTDDDWTRLARRMSEVAEAPLFIDDSPNMSMMEIRAKCRRLKQRHDLRFVIVDYLQLMSSPKRTESRQQEVSEISRALKLLAKELEVPVVAISQLNRGPEQRTDKRPQVSDLRESGSIEQDADVVILLHREDAYERESPRAGEADLIVAKHRNGPTATVTVAFQGHYSRFVDMAQH
- a CDS encoding TetR/AcrR family transcriptional regulator, with amino-acid sequence MARSKEFDPDAVLQKALDLFWERGYEATSMADLVAHLGIGRASLYATFGGKHELYMKALHRYIEQNDPSPIELLSQPGPALPAVRRLVEIYLEQSLADPRGCMIVNAAGEMLPGDRTVARFVESNWAAVETALITAMHRARAQGELPPDRDPRTLARFVFVFLQGLRVVAKGSPDPTRLREAAAQVLEMLS
- a CDS encoding ABC transporter ATP-binding protein, encoding MTVIEVENLRKRYDDRPVVNGVSFAVEEGEIFGVLGPNGAGKTTTVECIAGLRTPDEGKITVFGYDPRHDRQAVKRLVGVQLQSAVLPEKIKVWEALDLFASFYPAPADWRELLDRVGLGGKRNTLFGRLSGGQKQRLSIALALIGNPRVAILDELTTGLDPQARRDTWELIEQVRDSGVTIILVTHFMEEAERLCDRVALINGGEVAAIDSPAGLISQVEREQIIRFRPSGAFDDAVLTALPEVSRVRRSGGSVEVAGTGNLILVVSQALAEHGVTPIDLRVERATLDDAFLVLTGSRLTAD
- a CDS encoding sensor histidine kinase; the encoded protein is MAARPSPALYARALARALTLAWLSVAGLVQAVLAVVILILSIAFGFAFFFPVTRTVVRRGAERARDRVARWSGMRIPSPYLPPPPPPVPQPDGMYRVGRTLYKTPRVPARIDRQMWMFSDPATWRDVAWRLLDPFVAAAFGVLPLLVIGYGLAVGWLWTPLAAPLGIAVAVATLAVLPWLIRAYTLWTRQILSPADRSLLDRRLRQLVRSRREAIDSQAAELRRIERELHDGAQARLVAVGMTLDAARRAAKTDPAEARALLARAREESAAALGELRRVVRGIHPPVLAERGLGDAVRALALDNPLKAEVTVDLPVRPDAPVESAAYFAIGGVLDTLARDPKVRAAHVDISHRGPRLRLAVTVNGGEDIAEGEFGEIERRLSAFDGVLAVSTAPGGPTMVTMDLPHALSGTVADETSKMPLWKTTLVVLGISLGWLPLFPQGTVPAVMKIIGTEDPGWFLALHLPEPFQWPVIVFMILLGLFLYSMVTVLPLTHERRQPDAVLPHVRDHGGR
- the trpS gene encoding tryptophan--tRNA ligase; translated protein: MRMLTGDRPTGKLHLGHYVGSIANRIALQREYESYFILADLHMLTTKNTREDIERSGQRARDLVLDALAAGLDPERSVFYLQSAIPEVTEINTLLQNLVTVPRLQRIPSLKEMARDAGAAEMPYGLLGYPVLQAADILCVKAHVVPVGKDNAAHVEVTREIARRFNVLYGETFPIPRLIRAEVPTLVGTDGRGKMSKSAGNAIYLSDSPEEVRRKVARMYTDPNRIRADVPGRVEGNPVFIYHDVFNRDRAEVEDLKARYRAGRVGDVEVKTKLAAAINAFLDPMRERRARFEAEDGLVERLIVEGTERTRALVKQTLHEMRSAMGLTGVYTGLLRAAGRQPASV
- the pip gene encoding prolyl aminopeptidase, with protein sequence MAGLYPQIEPYATGMLDTGDGHRVYWEACGDPDGKPAVVLHGGPGSGCTPGWRRFFDPRVYRVVLFDQRGCGRSTPSAADPDADLSTNTTHHLIADIERLRELHGVDRWLVFGGSWGATLGLAYAEAHPDRVSEVVLFSVTSTSRREVEWITRDMGRVFPEQWRRFRDAVPEEMRDGDLAAAYAALLADPDPAVRERAALEWCTWEDTHVATVPGPKGPGLRDADPRFRMVFARLVTHYWSHAAWLEDGALLRDAHRLAGIPGALVHGCLDISSPPDIAWNLARVWPDATLTLVDGAGHGGSHTGMTEAVVAALDRFASRS